Proteins from a single region of Pseudopedobacter saltans DSM 12145:
- a CDS encoding alpha-L-fucosidase, which produces MFNLFDIGVKRVLSFFVLIIFGLHSFGQTDKSKGDRMHWWREARFGMFIHWGVYAVPAGNYNGHQIKGIGEWIMNFAKIPVKDYKEYAKGFNPVKYDADAWVKLAKDAGMKYIIITAKHHDGFALFDSKVTDWDIVDATPYKKDLIAPLAEACRKYGVKLGLYYSQNQDWVHPGGAAYWRAANRGYDKMPNAAKMDEFTKANDGHWDSLQLSKTFNEYVDGIAIPQIKEILTKYGDIAVLWWDTPRGMDAVTAGKMNDLLKLQPNIITNNRLMEGAFQGDTKTPEQRIPTLKELDGTDWETCMTMNDTWGYKSFDQNWKSTETLIRNLVDIASKGGNYLLNIGPKADGEIPLESINRLKEIGDWMKINSQAIYATHAGPFQSLSWGRSTMKNTDNQTILYLTVFDWPSNGELTIPTIKNKIKSVELLGASKTKLEINQSTIKNLPQQPINKIATVIKLTIEGKIAVNNFTATEEMNVGEMAK; this is translated from the coding sequence ATGTTTAATTTATTTGATATAGGAGTGAAAAGAGTTTTAAGTTTTTTTGTATTGATAATCTTTGGTTTGCATTCTTTTGGACAAACGGACAAAAGTAAAGGCGATCGCATGCACTGGTGGCGGGAAGCAAGGTTCGGGATGTTTATTCATTGGGGTGTTTATGCTGTCCCTGCTGGAAACTATAATGGACATCAGATAAAAGGGATTGGTGAATGGATTATGAATTTTGCTAAAATTCCGGTAAAGGATTATAAAGAATATGCAAAAGGTTTTAATCCGGTAAAATATGATGCAGATGCTTGGGTGAAGTTGGCAAAGGATGCTGGGATGAAATATATCATCATCACAGCAAAACATCATGACGGATTTGCTTTGTTTGACTCAAAAGTAACCGACTGGGATATTGTTGATGCTACGCCATACAAAAAAGATTTGATCGCGCCGTTAGCAGAGGCTTGCAGGAAATATGGCGTAAAATTAGGATTATATTATTCCCAAAATCAGGATTGGGTTCACCCTGGTGGAGCGGCTTATTGGAGAGCTGCTAATCGAGGTTACGATAAAATGCCTAATGCTGCAAAAATGGATGAGTTTACCAAAGCTAATGATGGACACTGGGATTCTCTTCAACTGAGTAAAACTTTCAATGAGTATGTTGACGGGATAGCGATACCTCAAATCAAAGAGATACTAACTAAATACGGAGATATTGCTGTTTTATGGTGGGATACACCCAGAGGGATGGATGCCGTTACAGCTGGAAAAATGAACGATTTGTTAAAGCTTCAGCCTAATATCATTACAAATAATAGGTTGATGGAGGGAGCATTTCAGGGAGATACCAAGACTCCTGAACAGAGGATCCCTACATTGAAAGAACTGGATGGAACAGATTGGGAAACCTGTATGACCATGAATGATACCTGGGGATACAAAAGCTTCGATCAGAATTGGAAATCGACAGAAACTTTAATTAGAAATCTGGTTGACATAGCTTCTAAAGGCGGAAATTACTTGTTGAATATTGGTCCTAAGGCAGACGGTGAGATTCCGTTAGAAAGTATAAATCGCTTAAAAGAAATTGGAGATTGGATGAAGATTAATAGTCAGGCGATTTATGCTACTCATGCGGGACCCTTTCAATCTCTTTCATGGGGTAGGTCCACTATGAAAAATACAGATAATCAAACCATACTTTACCTTACAGTTTTCGATTGGCCGTCAAATGGAGAGTTGACTATCCCAACTATTAAAAATAAAATTAAGTCGGTCGAATTGTTAGGCGCATCGAAGACCAAATTGGAAATCAATCAATCAACTATAAAAAATTTACCACAACAACCGATAAATAAGATCGCTACTGTAATAAAACTTACAATAGAGGGCAAAATAGCAGTAAATAATTTCACTGCGACCGAAGAGATGAATGTTGGCGAAATGGCTAAATAA
- a CDS encoding DUF4955 domain-containing protein, whose amino-acid sequence MRFISTILMQLVFAGIIQAQTVVPLWSDYVKDKKEGKVPFLPDFSFAGYHFSEKAIPDVSKRKYFNVVDFGAKPNDDISDEVGIQKAINAAEENPGGGVVFFPKGKFIINGDTLKRYQIRVTKSNIVLKGSGAGIGGTEIHQPKMWVNNRSILFKSETNRSDKLATITKDAPRETFVVEVDNASKLKPGQDVIVRHRSEEYTRKYFAPQDLKPQWTRLFGPNGGMQIIEIHTIKNVNGNKVTFHNPLHLDITLVKSAPFELYNYSALEECGVEDILFSSDWKSYPEEFVHHKNAIHDNAYLAIGMENVKNSWVRNCEFRDWNDCLFFRAGYAVTVENVKFTGKKGHTSLHARSGNGVLVKKCSFNGAQHHGPGTGYGAAGTVVTQCQMDRDQHFDSHGGQPYATLLDDIDGGIFTNLGGPEAGHPHHGQFMVFWNFIHKSSKDFHYNFWDMQRRRNYTMAHPILVGFQADTKVTFENEGMNVLFNKVVKPQSLFEAQLALRLTGKDIAK is encoded by the coding sequence ATGCGATTTATATCAACAATATTAATGCAATTGGTTTTTGCCGGAATCATTCAGGCACAAACTGTAGTTCCACTTTGGTCTGATTATGTTAAGGATAAAAAGGAGGGAAAAGTTCCGTTCTTGCCTGATTTTTCATTCGCTGGGTATCATTTTTCTGAAAAAGCTATTCCCGATGTTAGCAAGCGTAAATATTTCAATGTGGTTGATTTTGGTGCAAAACCAAATGACGATATCTCTGATGAAGTAGGTATTCAAAAAGCTATTAATGCTGCTGAGGAAAATCCAGGTGGTGGAGTTGTGTTTTTTCCAAAGGGAAAATTCATTATTAATGGAGACACTTTAAAGAGATATCAAATCAGAGTTACAAAGAGTAATATTGTGTTGAAAGGAAGTGGCGCAGGTATTGGTGGAACTGAAATACATCAGCCAAAGATGTGGGTAAATAACCGCTCTATCCTCTTTAAATCAGAAACAAATAGATCTGATAAATTAGCAACCATTACGAAGGATGCTCCGAGAGAAACTTTTGTTGTTGAAGTCGATAATGCGAGTAAGCTAAAACCTGGTCAAGATGTTATCGTTCGTCATAGAAGCGAGGAATATACCAGGAAATACTTTGCTCCTCAGGATTTGAAACCACAATGGACGAGACTGTTTGGGCCTAATGGCGGAATGCAGATCATAGAAATACATACTATAAAAAACGTTAACGGAAATAAAGTGACTTTTCATAATCCGTTGCACTTAGATATTACTTTAGTAAAATCAGCTCCTTTTGAATTATATAATTATTCTGCGTTAGAAGAATGCGGTGTGGAAGATATTTTGTTTTCATCAGATTGGAAATCTTATCCGGAAGAGTTCGTTCATCATAAAAATGCTATTCATGACAATGCTTATTTAGCGATTGGAATGGAAAATGTGAAAAATAGTTGGGTGAGAAACTGTGAATTTAGGGACTGGAATGATTGCTTGTTTTTTAGAGCGGGATATGCTGTTACTGTAGAGAATGTAAAATTTACAGGTAAAAAGGGCCATACTTCGCTTCATGCAAGATCTGGTAATGGTGTTTTAGTTAAGAAATGCAGTTTCAATGGAGCACAACATCATGGGCCTGGAACGGGATATGGTGCTGCCGGAACTGTTGTTACGCAATGTCAAATGGACAGGGATCAGCATTTCGATAGTCACGGAGGGCAGCCTTATGCTACTTTGCTTGATGACATTGATGGGGGAATATTTACCAACCTGGGTGGTCCAGAAGCGGGACATCCTCACCATGGACAGTTTATGGTTTTCTGGAACTTCATACACAAATCATCTAAGGATTTTCATTACAATTTTTGGGATATGCAAAGAAGAAGGAACTATACTATGGCCCATCCAATTTTGGTAGGTTTCCAGG
- a CDS encoding glycoside hydrolase family 28 protein gives MNIKKSSVLTLGIILANLFAFAGNYNIKDFGAVGDGITLNTLFIQKAIDKCNNDGGGKVIFPAGRFLSGTVELKDNVTLHFEKNAELVGSTDLKDYRNLDPFTEGLGIDVGWALLVAVDAKNIGLEGEGVIDGQGTALKEKHILTDTRPEGKRWGLRPFLLRIVRCTNVNVKDVTLKYAGAWTSHYFQSRKINIENVTIRSIGVAHNDGIGIDGCQEVRIKGCDVVSGDDALVFKTTSSKMGCKDIVVSDMKLKSNQGAIKFGTESMAPFENIKISNCYIYDTKNGGIKLLTVDGAHIRNVEISDIVMKNVKTPMLFRLGSRLSVFRKGQDTQQTTGTFENVVIKNVKADAAADAQLTPASGILITGVPGHYITNLTLENIEINLDGKGTKENARHEVPEAINQYPEVKTFGPTIPAYGVWARHARGLVLKNIKFNLANNDVRPALICDDCENVIATDWSLTKTEGSESVVRLNDVKGANISNFKVNGATAEAFIRTEGNTANVVSKNNQIKGIKKELVKATK, from the coding sequence ATGAACATTAAGAAAAGCAGTGTACTTACACTTGGAATTATTTTGGCAAATTTATTTGCTTTTGCAGGAAACTATAATATTAAAGATTTCGGAGCAGTTGGCGATGGAATAACACTTAATACGCTATTTATACAAAAGGCCATCGATAAATGTAACAATGATGGTGGCGGTAAGGTTATATTTCCTGCAGGGAGATTTCTTTCAGGTACGGTAGAGTTAAAAGATAATGTAACGCTGCATTTCGAAAAAAATGCGGAGCTTGTAGGTAGTACAGACTTAAAAGATTATAGAAATCTGGACCCTTTCACCGAAGGTTTAGGTATTGATGTGGGATGGGCATTGCTTGTTGCAGTGGATGCAAAAAATATTGGTCTTGAAGGTGAAGGTGTTATCGATGGACAAGGTACTGCGCTAAAAGAAAAACATATTCTGACAGACACAAGGCCAGAAGGCAAGCGTTGGGGCTTAAGACCATTCTTATTACGTATTGTTCGTTGTACTAATGTTAATGTGAAGGATGTTACATTAAAATATGCAGGAGCTTGGACCTCTCATTATTTTCAAAGTAGAAAAATCAATATTGAAAATGTGACCATTAGAAGTATAGGCGTTGCACATAATGATGGGATTGGTATTGACGGTTGTCAAGAAGTACGTATAAAAGGTTGCGATGTGGTTAGTGGAGATGATGCCTTAGTTTTTAAAACGACTTCCAGTAAAATGGGCTGTAAGGATATTGTTGTTTCTGATATGAAGCTAAAAAGTAACCAGGGAGCTATCAAATTTGGAACAGAATCTATGGCTCCATTTGAGAATATTAAAATTTCAAATTGTTATATCTATGATACTAAAAATGGCGGTATAAAATTACTGACTGTAGATGGTGCTCATATCAGGAATGTAGAAATTTCGGATATTGTTATGAAAAATGTAAAAACGCCGATGCTATTTAGACTGGGATCTAGATTGAGCGTTTTTAGAAAAGGACAAGATACGCAACAGACTACAGGAACTTTTGAGAATGTAGTAATTAAAAATGTTAAAGCTGATGCTGCAGCAGATGCACAATTGACACCGGCTTCCGGTATCTTAATTACTGGTGTACCCGGACATTATATTACCAATTTAACATTGGAGAATATCGAGATTAATTTAGACGGTAAAGGAACAAAAGAAAATGCAAGACATGAGGTTCCGGAAGCCATTAATCAATATCCAGAGGTTAAAACTTTTGGTCCAACTATCCCAGCCTATGGCGTATGGGCTAGACACGCAAGAGGATTGGTGTTGAAAAATATCAAATTTAATTTAGCAAATAATGATGTTAGACCAGCGCTAATTTGTGATGACTGTGAGAATGTTATTGCAACAGATTGGTCTCTGACAAAAACTGAAGGTTCAGAATCTGTAGTAAGATTGAATGATGTGAAAGGTGCTAACATCAGTAATTTTAAAGTAAACGGAGCTACCGCCGAAGCTTTTATCAGAACAGAAGGAAATACCGCAAATGTTGTTTCTAAAAACAATCAGATTAAAGGAATAAAAAAAGAATTAGTTAAGGCCACGAAATAG
- a CDS encoding glycosyl hydrolase family 28-related protein, giving the protein MLSKFNKSRFLTLVLVGGIWGILCNPAKAISSFSGELGPSVRYLKDKELIVNKGSTYSYSVDTPEGQGLISTIPSVKQLSEQLRQGIKPTESIAIFKAGQQKSEQDLVEEGDVVHFSNGKKLVVRLESGALNGKLTIVNPQITQSEKQEIVLNFKAGQRSPNASFELIIPKEIPVKVEDIYVNIIGRGEVQLANLDKQSIGRVGTNYSYSKVGISEVATRGDGSKLIRLDALDLRPDNGIDVQLKFKNVTATKIGNYIFKSRYFITEPEKLASSGEGSETATIQVVNTIADFRKVIDNTPFSQQNSKTLQLDWTSSQKGLRVYQSLDKGKTWSVSKTTEANGKTKVLDLIEGKPYQFQLFNAAKKPVSKIISHFAGKQDVKIFGVKGDGIADDTDKINEVIAKVSKNGGGILLFDKGTFLVRTVQLKSNVWLYVAKGATIKAIKGADSPELTWFSDRKYRSGLSPTDKGPYENPENWLTKQDVGHTYFKNAMFFAEREDNIKIIGNGRITGDGNLVTSDKVMNNDANNRADKMFALKLCTNIEIGGIERKEDLWYDEGKDQPYYIQANGAKDFDVENMLDIDRGGHFVLLATGTDHIFVHNTYFGKYNTSNVRDIYDFMACNDVTATNIYCKVSSDDIVKPGSDCSLGFTRSAKKFRVRNIIGDTNCNLFQIGSETADDIMDACVDNIFVLGANKAGFSISTNDGAHIKDIHLNCGHTGILHSRSQMRRTTTPFFISISNRARILGATVSRHKFEENGVKHDELLVNNVNIGKVENIILNGVDITEVYGGSSFGNATVRWKAYDGKQRKATAIVAGYALPDNSTVEGGLGFKLPNGEHTGYIQNISFNDVHILYKGGNPASDRERIPQELGVGQYNVSNLGVQPSYGLWARHAKNVEIKNSSFNFEANDDRYVLFFDDVKGAKITDVEMMKGKDSKELIGEKDSDNISVKNAVYYSERWKGTPYKLDKDGRP; this is encoded by the coding sequence ATGTTATCCAAATTTAACAAAAGCAGATTTCTTACTTTAGTTTTAGTCGGAGGTATTTGGGGTATTCTCTGTAATCCAGCGAAGGCCATAAGCAGTTTTTCTGGTGAATTAGGCCCTAGTGTCAGGTATTTAAAAGATAAGGAGTTAATAGTCAATAAAGGATCTACTTATTCCTATTCCGTAGATACTCCGGAAGGACAAGGACTAATTTCAACTATTCCCAGCGTAAAGCAATTGTCTGAACAATTAAGGCAGGGAATTAAGCCTACAGAAAGTATTGCAATCTTTAAAGCAGGACAGCAAAAATCTGAACAGGATTTGGTAGAAGAAGGAGATGTGGTGCATTTCTCGAACGGTAAAAAGCTAGTAGTTAGATTAGAGAGTGGAGCGTTAAACGGAAAGCTAACCATAGTAAATCCTCAAATTACGCAATCCGAAAAGCAAGAGATTGTTTTAAATTTTAAAGCCGGCCAACGAAGTCCTAATGCAAGTTTCGAATTGATTATACCTAAAGAAATACCAGTAAAAGTTGAGGATATCTACGTTAATATTATTGGCAGGGGAGAAGTACAATTGGCAAATTTAGATAAACAGTCTATTGGTCGTGTAGGAACAAATTATTCATATAGTAAAGTAGGAATTTCTGAAGTAGCAACGCGAGGAGATGGCTCTAAGCTGATAAGATTAGATGCTTTGGATTTAAGACCGGATAATGGGATAGATGTACAATTGAAATTTAAAAATGTTACTGCTACCAAAATTGGAAATTACATTTTCAAATCAAGGTATTTTATTACAGAACCAGAAAAGCTTGCTAGTTCTGGAGAAGGTTCGGAAACAGCAACAATACAAGTTGTAAATACTATAGCTGATTTTCGGAAAGTTATAGACAATACTCCATTCAGCCAGCAGAATAGCAAAACACTACAACTAGATTGGACCTCGTCACAAAAAGGGCTTCGGGTTTATCAATCATTAGACAAAGGAAAGACCTGGAGTGTATCTAAAACAACCGAAGCTAATGGAAAAACTAAAGTTCTGGACTTAATTGAGGGAAAGCCATATCAGTTTCAGTTATTTAATGCAGCAAAGAAGCCTGTTTCTAAAATAATATCGCATTTCGCTGGAAAACAAGATGTGAAAATCTTTGGTGTAAAAGGTGACGGTATTGCAGATGATACAGATAAAATAAATGAAGTTATCGCTAAAGTTAGTAAGAATGGCGGTGGGATTTTACTTTTCGATAAGGGAACTTTTTTGGTTAGAACGGTACAGCTTAAAAGTAATGTTTGGTTGTATGTAGCAAAGGGGGCCACTATCAAAGCTATAAAAGGGGCCGATTCTCCGGAACTAACCTGGTTTAGCGACAGAAAATACAGGTCAGGCTTGTCACCTACGGATAAAGGACCATACGAAAATCCTGAAAATTGGCTAACAAAGCAGGACGTAGGGCATACTTATTTTAAAAATGCGATGTTTTTTGCGGAAAGAGAAGATAACATTAAAATCATTGGAAACGGGCGAATTACTGGAGATGGAAATCTAGTGACCAGTGATAAAGTGATGAACAATGATGCAAATAACCGGGCTGATAAAATGTTTGCTTTAAAGCTTTGTACAAACATAGAAATTGGCGGAATAGAACGCAAAGAAGATTTGTGGTATGACGAGGGTAAAGATCAACCATATTATATACAAGCAAACGGAGCGAAAGATTTCGATGTAGAAAATATGTTGGATATTGATCGAGGCGGACATTTCGTGTTATTGGCTACCGGAACAGATCATATTTTTGTACATAATACCTATTTTGGAAAATACAATACATCTAACGTACGTGATATTTACGATTTTATGGCTTGTAACGATGTTACGGCTACAAATATTTATTGTAAGGTAAGCTCTGATGATATTGTAAAACCAGGTTCTGACTGTTCTTTAGGATTTACCAGGTCTGCAAAGAAATTTAGAGTAAGAAATATAATTGGAGATACAAACTGTAACTTGTTCCAAATCGGTTCTGAAACTGCAGATGATATAATGGATGCATGTGTAGATAATATTTTTGTATTAGGGGCAAATAAGGCTGGTTTTTCAATTTCTACTAACGATGGCGCTCATATAAAAGATATTCACTTGAATTGCGGTCATACAGGAATCTTACACTCTCGTTCACAAATGAGAAGAACAACTACCCCTTTCTTCATCTCCATATCAAACAGGGCAAGAATATTAGGTGCAACTGTAAGTAGACATAAGTTTGAGGAAAATGGAGTGAAGCATGACGAGCTGCTCGTAAATAATGTGAATATAGGGAAGGTAGAAAATATCATTTTAAATGGTGTGGATATTACTGAGGTTTATGGAGGAAGTTCTTTTGGAAATGCAACGGTAAGATGGAAAGCCTATGACGGAAAGCAAAGAAAAGCAACAGCAATAGTAGCAGGATATGCTTTGCCAGATAATTCTACCGTAGAGGGTGGTTTAGGCTTTAAACTTCCTAATGGTGAGCATACTGGTTATATCCAGAATATTAGTTTTAATGATGTTCATATTTTATACAAAGGAGGGAATCCTGCGTCGGATAGAGAGAGAATACCACAAGAGCTTGGAGTTGGGCAATACAATGTGTCTAATTTAGGAGTGCAACCATCTTATGGGCTGTGGGCTCGTCATGCAAAAAATGTCGAGATCAAAAATAGCTCTTTCAATTTTGAAGCTAATGACGATAGATATGTCTTGTTTTTTGACGATGTAAAAGGAGCTAAAATAACGGATGTTGAAATGATGAAAGGGAAGGACAGTAAAGAGTTAATTGGTGAAAAAGATTCGGATAATATTAGCGTAAAAAATGCGGTATATTATAGTGAGAGATGGAAAGGAACCCCGTATAAATTGGATAAAGACGGAAGACCGTAG